TGTCTTGATACCGAGAGCGTCCCTTGGGCTCTACCCACCAATTCAGAGCTCTTACCACTGATCTGTGCTGGCTGTAGCCTCCAACAGGGTCTGATAAGCCAACTCCATCAATTTCTCCACAGACACACTGATGTGGCAGGTAGGCAGAGAGAATGTGTGCTGGCTCAGTCTGGTCTCATTCTCCAAATTTATCAGCTCGTTGTGCAGCATTTTGGAggctttttgcatttttaaatgatcACCTGCCCCAGGGTCAGGCAGTTTTGGTACCGCTACCGAGGAATCAGGTGTGATCTAAGGAGGAAACAAGAGGCACACATCACAACTTAGTTCCCAGAGAATGGAGACAGCATAAGGCAGTTTAACAGTGAATTACACAGACCGGGCTGAGCATTCCATGGGACTCCACCAGAGCTATTCCGAGGGGCTCACAAATGTACATGGCATGATAACAGCTGAATGTGTGATCCACAGTAGGCAACCATCTCTTTCTTAAGCACAATCATTCTAAAGGATCTTTTCTCTTTACATTTCTATTAGCTGTAATGATCCTCAGAAAAATGTGTAAAACCAGCTATCTGGTTCTGAGGAAGGCTTCattccattattttaaaaatcatattcagCTTGTTAGTTAGAATATCAGCCCTACGGAAAATGCACTCGAGGGCTACCCAAAGCTTTAAGAAGCAACCATTTCCTGCAGGGGtcacacaaacaacaaaaacaaaccaatcctCTATAAAAACCAGACTCAGTGTTTTAAGCTGTTCTCCTTCAATAGCTAGATGGTTTCTTAAAAATACGCATTGTAAATTGCGATCTCTAGCACCTTTACAGTGTTGTGTATTTCTGAGGTCATCAACTTTCTGGCTGCCACGATCACGTCCTGGCATTTTTTGTTAGCAAAGTGGGAATTGACATTGCGGGCGTATTTCAGTAAGTCCGTGGCATCTCCTTTTAAAAACCCCATGTTCTTCAAGCGTTTTTCAAAGTCCTCAGTGGATTTAATCACCTGAGAAGAGTTAAACACAAATCATTTCCACGCTATTATGGGTTGTGAGTTATAATAATCACGAAGCAGGATGAACAGCAGCTAGACCTTCTCCAGCTCAACGGGAAGGACAGAGTGGATACAAAGGAAGTACAAGGGGTGGAAGGGCTTTGAATCTGGTTCCAGTCAGTGATGACCCCAAACTGTTACCACCTGACAGCACTTCAGTGGCCCTCGTGAGATGTGTGTTTCGGTTGAGGGCCCATGAACACGTGTCCAGAACAAAATATTACAGTAGACACTAACTGTCCCCCTTGGTTGGCAATCTCAACCCCAGCGCCCAGGAGGGAATGAAACGGACAAGAGAGGGGCTCCCTGTGGAAAAGCGGCCTGGGAGAAGCTTTGCCGCTACTGGCTCTTCTGGGAAAAAGACTCCAGAGTCCggctgtcagtctggcacctttcaccagcacaagGGCCCAGAACCTCAGAGGTAttgaggtgcctaactcccattgatttcaacaggagttaGGCACTAAATATCATTTGGGAAGTGGAACTaagttctattttatttatttaggtttaaaataataaagacCCTTGCCCAGGGCTTTAAGAGCTGGAACACAACTAATCATACAGTAAACACAACTACATTAAGTTCGGCAGCACTGAAATCAGTTGTACAGGAACTTGGCCAGTCAGCCAGCTACCGATCTTCCTCATCGTCTAGGAAGAATGCCCTTGACAGCGTGACCTGCAAGTCACCAAATCTGGTCTAGTTTGGACCAAGGAGGGAGGAagtcccagccctcactgccaccCTCTCTTCTTTATAAAGAGTGTTTGTGCTGAGTGCAGCTTCTTTAGCAAAAGCAAGAGGTCTTGAGCTGCTCAGTGCTGCTATCGTCAACTGCATCTGACTGATTTTTATGCTGGGATACAGACGAGAGCAAAATACGTAGTTAAAAACATTGCACCGTTATTGGCACTGAAGGAATACGAGACATGGCTTAGGGCAGAGACTGACTTTGAAAGTTCCCATTGTGGCAGAGGATAAAGATCAGAGACAATTCCAGTTATTGCAGAATCTGCCTTTCCAGGCTTTACATTGCATGGATTTGAAACGCTTTGAGTCCTACCTCGACGTACTGCTCTAGTTTGCTGCTGTTTGCTGGAATCGAGTACACCAGACATTCCTGAATGAGGCAGCCAGATACCTCCTCCCAGACCATGTCACCCAGCATCTCTGCCAATACCACTCTGGAGTCCTTCTCATTTTCCCCACACACATCGAGAGACACATCTGGattcaaaagaaaaaacacaaatggGTTTGAAATATGCTCCGGGGGCAAAGCTCTCGATCCCTTCCACACCCCATTGTGAGCTCAGAACCGGAACTGTCAATGGttccatttcatcagatgttctCTGGTCTCGGGCCATGTACAGCAATTCCCTGCCTCCTGAGCCACTAACAGATTTTACAGGTAGACTGAACCTGTGTCCCCTGTGAGTTTGCTCAGTGCCTGGAATGTGCCCCATTCACGCTTTGTGACGAGATCCTCCACCGTGACTAGTCCTATACAGAATTTCCCGCGGATTGTATCACGCATTCTAGCTTTTTTCCTCAAGTTCCCCAGAGCTTCTCACAAAGCAATGATTTAGCAATACTGGTCATCTGAGAAGAACTCTTTCTACAGAGAAATAAAGCATTTCTTCGATGGCCTACACGCTAAATACTCTTTGTGCTTCATTTCCATGGTATGGGTTTCTCCTGAATGCTCAGAGTCACTGCAGATGCTGTCACTCAAACCCCACTTTCTCATTTCAGTGCTGCTTGCTGCTCCCTCAAAGAGACCAGGAAATTAAACAAGTCTTCAAGAAGTGACTCCTCGCTCAGGAATTCCCATCTTCCTGTAGTATCAATGCCCTCCCCATAAACCACACAGTTGTCACGGAACAAGGAGGTAAGACAGTCTGCAGAGCCAGGGTGAGGACGCACAACAGAGCTGGGAAGATTAAAGGGCCCCAAAGGAGAGGGAACCAAGTGCAGTTTTGCAGTGTTCAGAGCTGCCCAAGCATTGCAAAGCCTCACTCCGCTACAGCAGACCATCCCAGGGCACTGCCATCGTAGCATTACAGAGAACAGCGGCTCCCTGGCGGAAAccagtgctgctttactgctAAACGTTCCAAGAGCTCTCCACAACAGCTAGATGAGCCAGCCGTGGAGAGCAGCATCTCACGCTAATTCTCAGGGGGCGAACTACCTACTCAACAAGtgtttgtgaagaacttcaagcACCAGCGTGATCTTGCCAAAAACCTCCACTGGGGATGGATGCTCCAGATTAGGCTTCGCAGACTCAAAGCGCAAGACGACGGTGTCAGGCTGCTCCTCCAGCAGGGGACGAAGGGAGGGATAAGAAATCAGTGGCTTGAGGATGTACTTCAGCAGTAACTGGCCTGACACAGGAAGAGAAAGATGATCTTCAGCATCAGTATGCAGTCGAGTAGGCTGTTTGCTCCAGTAGTGCCCAAGAGGGACCAGCTATGAGCAGCACCTTGGTTTTAGGATTGCTCATATTCGGGATGAGGAACACTCCCCTGGGGTAGCTGTAAAATCAGGAGAGTTCTTGAGGCGGCGCCTTTGGTTTAAGCACGGGGACTCAGGCATAGAGCCTGTGATTGTATAAATCAAATGATAAACTATTTACAAAACCAGCCACGTGAAACTGTAtgccagcaactggcagagcttGTTAATTGCTTTACTACGACCTGCGATTACAATCACCTGGAACAGCCTGAAATTAACGCCTGGCTCTGGGCCAGGGAGGGGACTACAACCAGAAAATAGTTGTAAAACATGAGCCCATCGAGCCACAAAACCACAGATCAAAATGAAGTAACAAACCAACTTGACAGGCAGGGATAAAtaattcagggcaactgcacatTAACAGGAGTCATGGGATTCCGTTCTCACGTGCCATGGGGTCTACCTGGTCCTAGAGGATGTGGAAGGATGCTGCTATCTGCGGTCTTCATTTCACTACGGGAGTCCCCGTGCACCTGCACTgtcacagctctgcccagcccagaggcCTGTCACAGTAGGGTAGCAGTaccaccgccaccaccaccagcactggACAAAGAGACTGGCAAGGAGATGGGAGAGTGGGACAAACACACATGTGAcaggggaagaaaacaaaacatacatCCTACCTGAGAGAGTGACTCCTCAGAGAGGTGCTGCCTGCTGAAAGTCAACCCAGGCCTTGGGAAGAGGCCAATGTGACAAGGGAAGGGTTGAATTATCTGACCAAGGGCTAAGGCCATCAACAAAATGTGgctggatgagattctgtggctgcattgtgcacgaggtcagactagacgatcacaatggtcccgtctgaccttaaagtctatgactctaaatGCCTCTCTCTTCCCACATTCTGTTCCATATTTTGCACTGACAACGGGACCCAGTCCCACGCTGGCAGATTCTTGAAACAAATTCACTATCTAACAGCAGGTCTCTCCATAGCTCGTTTTAATGGGACACAAAGGCCTGTCTTACCAAAAAGTTTAAGCCTGGTGTGCAGTTCTCCTAGCACAGCAAATGCCTGGAGCACAGAAGCAACAGGTGGTCCAGAGAGCTCATCTTCCTTCAATGGCATGGTGCATAAGTGCAACTCCATCTGCATCACTGTCTCTGCACTGCTGATTTCTAAGAGAGAGCATAACCATCTCCGTTACAATGCGAAGTGGGCTAGAGAGGAGCTGACAGTCTACAGGACTTCTTGGGTGGGCGCTAAAACAAACCATTAAGCTCTCCTTTCTTCACCTCATTTCCCTGACCATAAGCCAGGGAGATCTCAATGGTGGCTGGGATACAGTGTCACGCTCCTGGCCCCCGATCTAATGATCAGCTCTTGCCGGCCTTGGAAGTTGGGCAGTGGAATCATTATCTCCTGAATATCAGCATATTGCAAACTGCTTGCATTGGTCTTTTACACAGGTCTTGATGCAATTTCCCTGTTTCAATTTCTGTGCAAATTTAAGAACATTTTGGCCATGATTACTCTTCCTCCTCCACTATAAACTCAACTGAGGCATGAGCTTGCTTTTTTAAATGAGGAATTTTGGTGGTACAAAGGGTACTGAGATACATATATCTGGGCACTGGCTATGTGTCAGTTGCTTACATCTTCCTAAATATCTAAAGCAGCTTGGCAAAATTCTACCCATTGGAAGTCAAATATCATTAGTGTGTTCATAATCGTCATGGTAAGAGTGGGTGAGTCTATTTTAATTCCTGAGCTGGTAAGATTTCATGATGAATTTTCAAGGCTGAGCTAAAGCAATCCCTGATTTCCTGACATGCTCAAGGAGCTACAGTTATATACAAGAAAATGAAACTGTCACTTCAAAGATCTAACTGATGAGACCTTCCTCAGAAAACTGAAATGGAAAAATCCATGTGCACCAGACATGCTGCACACTCACAGCTCGCTCCGTACAGAGGCACTAACATGTGGGTATGGATGGGGTATCCACAGGGACTAAAGAATCAGTATCACTTCAGACATAGCTTCAGTTACCAGCAGTTTTCCATTTCAATTACCTGTGCAACAATCTGGCAAACTAAGCCCAATTTCTATCATAAATAGGTCCTTTCTATTTTATTCCTCAACAGAACTACACTTTTTCATTCAAAACAGCACTTCATTATTCCCTCATTGCCTCCTCACCCTGGGACTAGAGCGGGCTCCGAGGAACAAGAGAGAAGGGGTGTAACTTGCCAAACGAGTCTGTGCTGGGTGAGCAAGTTCATCTTGACGAAAGGTTTCAGAAGCCTCACCCAGGAAATGGGCCAAGTTAGTTTCTCAATAACGCGAAAACCTGATATTGTCCAAATTGGTTTCCTCAGGAGCAGAAGAGTAACACATTAGCTATGGGGAAATCCTACAACCTCTCAGGTTTTGCATCATGACCGAGAAAGGAGCTAGAGGCTGAGAACTCTCCGGGCTTCTCTGTCTCACTCACTAGGAAATACCGCTGTACGCGCCAGAAGAAACATTTCAAATAAATTTTAAGAGCCACTGAATGTATCAAGCTGCCTGGGATAGCTCCAAGCCACCCCCAGATGGTGTGAAATTCAAAGAGCGCTGCCTCCAGTCAATCCTACTCACTTAGGAATATGTCACGGGCTGGAAGAGCTAGCTGAATCCATCCTAGCTCACCTATGTTAACTAACTTCTTAGCTCTGAAGAGATTTTCGAGCCAGGATCACTTCTGTCACTGACCCAAACTAAGATGTTCAGCACCTTTTGACGGAGGAAGCTTCCACAAAACCATTTGCCGCCACTCTTCTCCCAGGTGATAGAGCATGTTCTGGGTCTGCACCGTCAGCCCCGTGCCTAGTGCCTTCAGAACCTTCAGCTCAAAGTCTTTGCGGGATTCTAGCATTTTCAAACTACTTCGTGCCTAGCAATAAGAGAAAGACAGTTATGCACAGAGCACGGGCACCAGGGACACTGAGCCGATGGCAGGCAAGTGCTAACATCAGGGAATCACGGGATAATTATTGACGATATTTATAAGAGATATAATTACATATACTTGAGAAGCTTGCTACTACCTTTTCCAGATGGCGAGCTGCTGCCACATACTTCTTTTCCAGTAATGCGGTGCTATAGTCTTTAATAGCCCTATCAAACTGAAAGAGTTCAATagaagttaaataaaacaaatacaaggtaCTACACgcaggaaggaataatcagttgcacaaatacaaaatgggatattactgccaaggaaggagtactgcggaaagggatctgggggttatagtggatcagaaactaactatgagtcaacagtgtaacacagttgcaaataaaaagtgaacatcattctggcatgtattagcaggagtgttataagcaagacacgagaagtaattcctCCGCTCTACTCagcgctgataaggcctcaactggagtactgtgtccagttcagggcacTACacctcaggaaagatgtggacaatttggagaaaacaacaaaaataattaaaggtcaaTAAAACACGATCaatgagaaaagattgaaaaaacagCAAAACCAACCTGGGTTTggttagtctagagaagagaaggctgaggggggacaggacaagaagcaatgggcttaaattgc
The Gopherus flavomarginatus isolate rGopFla2 chromosome 13, rGopFla2.mat.asm, whole genome shotgun sequence genome window above contains:
- the LOC127033707 gene encoding centromere/kinetochore protein zw10 homolog isoform X2 — protein: MINKKYNEFLPSMQSAEDLVTQVDSLSGNIDLLKSRIENEVRQDLNVAIAEFTELKQQLERDSLVLSVLKQLQEFDRAIKDYSTALLEKKYVAAARHLEKARSSLKMLESRKDFELKVLKALGTGLTVQTQNMLYHLGEEWRQMVLWKLPPSKEISSAETVMQMELHLCTMPLKEDELSGPPVASVLQAFAVLGELHTRLKLFGQLLLKYILKPLISYPSLRPLLEEQPDTVVLRFESAKPNLEHPSPVEVFGKITLVLEVLHKHLLNVSLDVCGENEKDSRVVLAEMLGDMVWEEVSGCLIQECLVYSIPANSSKLEQYVEVIKSTEDFEKRLKNMGFLKGDATDLLKYARNVNSHFANKKCQDVIVAARKLMTSEIHNTVKITPDSSVAVPKLPDPGAGDHLKMQKASKMLHNELINLENETRLSQHTFSLPTCHISVSVEKLMELAYQTLLEATASTDQCCIQLFYSVRNIFHLFYDVVPIYHKENLQKLPQLAAIHHNNCMYIAHHLLTLGHQFRYRLTNILYDGAATFVDLVPGFRRLGMECFLAQMRVQKGELLERLSSARNFSNMDNEENCSAANKAARQVLHQLKRLGKVWQDVLPVNIYCKAMGTLLNTALSEIINRITALEDISAEDADRLHSLCRIMLEEGPLVFTPLLEENKNKKYQEEVPVYVQKWMMFKELMIILQANLQEIVDRWADGKGPLAAEFSPTEVKSLIRALFQNTERRAAALAKIK